The Henckelia pumila isolate YLH828 chromosome 2, ASM3356847v2, whole genome shotgun sequence genome includes a window with the following:
- the LOC140877872 gene encoding uncharacterized protein: MASHDQTLPGDHQPGRNITIPLEQLESFVQDVVRKSLIAAKQPQSKDITMEEEGNQGNPNPIAQVQEGEEEESSWMHSIQPSMADELHELRRKVQKLEEGGSQMACPIKIPGCPFSQEVIEEPLPLNYKSAKIREYDGSTDPEEHLARFENVAMLHCYGDKIKCKVFLTTLVDSAQRWFEKLEPQSVQSFAKFKQVFLQHFGSSKRYRKTAYSLFEAKQSGEESLRTYIKRFNKIALEVPTCAQETKITAFTQGLREGEFFKSLVKKAPQTFEDLLARAEKYINMEEAQRQKKEVARREGGREQGRSRENHDPMGRLSRYAPYRGTRDKAVHMCEERVDTQTPVSKEKLWKYCALHQECTHDTSECRTLQQRHQLPYARDGRPVPKKPRSVPWFRGSQTSIPPRDATSSREKGKQEMDHAKKDKTSGYGPAKGIINMISGGSTDGDSNRARKAWSRRESLGVEEGRQGAGPIITFGPQDLEGVNLPHNDALLIQARIANYDVRRVFVDSGSSVNILFQEAFEQMDLQGYELSPVKTALYGFVGHTVQPQGEMLLPITLGSGDEKRTVMKRFTLVEAPSSYNVILCRPAMNSFKAVASAYHQKI; this comes from the coding sequence ATGGCTTCTCATGATCAAACATTACCTGGAGACCATCAGCCAGGACGGAATATTACCATTCCCTTGGAGCAATTAGAATCATTTGTCCAAGATGTGGTACGGAAGTCGTTGATAGCTGCAAAGCAACCACAATCAAAGGACATAACAATGGAGGAAGAAGGAAATCAGGGTAATCCAAACCCTATTGCCCAGGTtcaagaaggagaagaagaagaaagctctTGGATGCACTCAATACAGCCGTCCATGGCAGATGAGTTGCATGAGCTCAGGAGGAAGGTACAGAAGTTGGAGGAGGGGGGTTCCCAAATGGCTTGCCCTATCAAAATTCCGGGTTGCCCTTTTTCACAGGAGGTAATAGAGGAACCCTTGCCACTAAATTACAAGTCGGCTAAAATCCGGGAATACGATGGGAGCACAGACCCAGAGGAGCACCTGGCTCGGTTTGAAAATGTAGCCATGTTACATTGCTATGGAGATAAGATCAAATGCAAAGTCTTCCTAACCACTTTGGTGGATTCTGCCCAAAGATGGTTTGAGAAGTTGGAGCCCCAGAGTGTTCAATCATTTGCCAAATTCAAGCAAGTGTTTTTGCAGCACTTCGGCAGTAGCAAGAGGTATAGAAAAACTGCCTATAGCCTTTTTGAAGCAAAGCAGTCAGGAGAGGAGTCTTTACGAACCTATATCAAAAGGTTTAACAAAATTGCTTTGGAGGTCCCGACTTGTGCCCAGGAGACCAAGATCACGGCTTTCACTCAAGGTCTTCGGGAGGGGGAATTTTTCAAATCACTGGTGAAAAAAGCACCCCAGACCTTCGAAGATTTGCTGGCTCGGGCTGAAAAATACATTAACATGGAGGAAGCTCAGAGGCAGAAAAAGGAGGTGGCCCGGCGGGAGGGAGGCCGGGAACAAGGAAGAAGTAGGGAGAACCATGATCCCATGGGGCGATTGTCCCGGTATGCTCCGTACCGAGGGACCCGAGATAAGGCTGTTCATATGTGTGAAGAAAGGGTCGACACGCAGACCCCTGTTTCTAAGGAGAAGCTCTGGAAGTACTGTGCACTTCATCAAGAGTGCACTCATGACACCAGTGAGTGTCGAACTCTGCAGCAAAGACACCAACTGCCTTATGCTAGAGATGGTAGGCCGGTCCCAAAAAAGCCCCGAAGCGTGCCTTGGTTTCGGGGGTCACAGACGTCGATTCCTCCCCGGGATGCCACCAGCTCTCGGGAAAAAGGAAAACAAGAAATGGATCATGCAAAAAAAGACAAAACATCTGGATATGGGCCGGCCAAAGGTATCATTAACATgatatcgggaggatctacggATGGAGATTCCAACCGGGCTAGGAAGGCCTGGAGTCGGAGGGAAAGCTTAGGGGTGGAGGAAGGAAGGCAGGGGGCGGGGCCAATCATTACATTTGGACCCCAAGACCTGGAGGGAGTAAACTTACCCCATAATGACGCCTTGCTTATACAAGCTCGGATCGCCAATTATGATGTTCGAAGGGTGTTCGTTGACTCGGGAAGCTCAGTGAATATCCTTTTTCAAGAAGCATTCGAGCAGATGGATTTGCAGGGGTATGAGTTGAGCCCGGTAAAAACCGCCTTATATGGTTTTGTCGGGCACACTGTCCAACCCCAAGGGGAAATGTTGCTGCCTATCACCTTGGGATCAGGAGATGAGAAGAGGACGGTCATGAAAAGATTCACATTAGTGGAAGCACCTTCTTCCTATAATGTCATCTTGTGTAGGCCTGCTATGAACTCTTTCAAAGCCGTAGCCTCAGCTTACCATCAAAAGATCTAG